The region CCGAGAAGCGTGACCCGTGGGCGCCGGACGGGAAGGCCGTCGCTCGCGGGCGCGTCGGGCGTCGCCCCGGTGAAGCGGCGACACGTCGCCAAGAAGCCCTCTGAGCTGCGATGTCATCGACGTTGGCGCGCTCCGGGCGGCACGGTCGAGAGGGCGGCGGAGGGGCGGCGAGGGCGCAGGGAAGGGTGCGCCGAAGCCGTGTTAAATGTTCGGACAGCGGCGGACGCGGGCCGCACGAGGGAAACAGGGTCGCTTTTCAGCCGTGTGGCCCGAGGGGATTTCCGGGATCCACGGGGCTGTTGGGGAGAGCGCGTGGGAGGGCGTCCCGATCGCGGCGGTACGACCGGCGCCGGGCGGTCGCGTGGTCCTTTGGGGGGCTTCCGGCTGGAAAAGGCCGCGGCCCCGCCGCCACCGCTGTGCCGCGGTGGTGGCGGGGCCGGGAGGCCCTGCGGGTTCTGGCGGGGCCGGACGGCCCTGTGGGCTCGGCTCAGTCCACGCCGGGGTAGCTCACGCCGATCCGCTCCCGTACGGCGTCCAGCGTGCGCATCACCGACAGCGTGCCGGCCAGCGGCACCAGCGGGGATTCGGTCAGCCCCTCCTGGAGGCAGCGCGTCACCTCCGCGGCCTCGTAGCGCATCGTGCCGCGGGTCAGGCCGTCGTCGGTGACGTCGGCGAAGTGCACGGTGTGCGGGGTCTCGCCCTGGCGGTGCACGGTGAAGCGGTCGGGGTTGAAGAAGCCCTCGGGGATCTCGATCCGCCCGGCGGTGCCGGTGATCGTCGCCGGCGCGCCGGTGTCCGCGGCGAAGGTGCAGGTCAAGGTGGCCAGAGCGCCGTCGTTCCAGCCCAGCAGTATCCCGGTGTTGTCGTCGACGCGCTCGGGCGTCAGATGGGCCCAGCCCTGGACGGTGTCCGGCTCCCCGAGCAGCATCTGCGCGAAGGACACCGGGTAGACGCCGAGGTCCAGCAGCGCGCCGCCGCCCTGCGCGGGGTCGCGCAGCCGGTGCTCGGGCGGGAAGTCGCCGCCGAAGCCGAAGTGGGCCGACACGTTGCGGATCTCACCGATCGCCCCGTCGGCGACGAGCGCCGTCAGGTGCCGTATCAGCGGGTTGCAGTACGTCCACATGGCCTCCATCAGGAACAGCCCGCGGTCCTGCGCCAGTTCCACCAGCTCCCGTGCCTCGCGCGAATTCAGCGTGAACGCCTTCTCGCACAGCACCGCCTTGCCCGCCTCCAGGCACAGCCCGGCCGCCGCCCGGTGCGCGGAGTGCGGGGTCGCCACATAGACGACGTCCACGCCGTCGTCCGCGGCCAGCTCGGCCCAACTGCCGTACGCCCGGGGGATGTCGTACCGGTCGGCGAAGGCCTTCGCGCCCTCCGCGCTGCGGGAGCCGACCGCCACCACCTCGGCGTCCGGCACGGTGGCCAGCGCCTCGGTGAAGGTCGCGGCGATACCGCCGGTGGCCAGGATGCCCCAGCGGATTGTGCGCTTCACGTCACTCATCAATTGCCCCACAGCGTGGTCTCGGCCGTCCCCGATCACTGAAAGAATAAGCAACGATTCAACGACATCCGATGGAGAGTGCCACCGTGCAGGACGCCGGGCCGAGAACCCACGCTCAGGCCAACGCCCCGACCCTTCCCGCCACCCTCACTCCCGACGCCGGCCGCCAGGCCCGTGTCGGCCTGCTCGTCACCCTGGTACTCGGCGGCCTCACCGCGCTGCCGCCGCTGTCCATGGACATGTACCTGCCTGCGCTGCCCCAGGTCACCGACGCCCTGCACAGCTCCTCGTCCACCGTCCAGTTCACGCTGACCGCCTGCCTGGCCGGCATGGCGCTCGGCCAGCTCGTGGTCGGCCCGCTCAGCGACCGCTTCGGGCGCCGCCGCCCGCTGCTGGTCGGCATGGTCGTCTACGTCCTGGCCACCGCCGTCTGCGCCTTCGCGCCCACCGCCCCGCTGCTGGTCGGCTTCCGGCTGCTCCAGGGCCTGGCGGGCGCCGCCGGCATCGTGATCTCCCGGGCGATCGTCCGCGACCTCTACGACGGCGTGGAGATGGCCCGCTTCTTCTCCACCCTGCTGCTCATCTCCGGGGTGGCCCCGATCGTCGCCCCCGTCATCGGCGGCCAGATCCTGCGGCTCACCGACTGGCGCGGCGTCTTCGTCGTCTGCACGGCCATCGGCGTCCTGCTCACCGCGGTCGTGTGGCGCTCGCTCGGCGAGACCCTGCCGCCCGCGGAACGCCACTCCGGCGAGCTGTCCGGCACCTTCAGCTCCTTCCGCGGCCTGCTCGCCGACCGGGTCTTCACCGGCTACGTCATCGCCGGCAGCTTCGGCTTCGCGGCCCTGTTCACCTACGTGTCCGCGTCGTCCTTCGTCGTACAGGACATCTACGGCGCCTCGCCGCAGACCTTCAGCCTGCTGTTCGGCCTGAACTCGATCGGCATCGTCGGCATCGGCCAGCTCAACGGCAAGGTGCTGGTCGGCCGGGTCTCCATGGACCGGGTGCTCGGCGTCGGCCTGGTGCTGATCACCGCCGCGTCCGTCATGCTCGTCCTGCTCACCACCGGCGTCTTCGGCCACGCCTCGCTCACCGGGATCGCCGCCGCGCTGTTCGTCCTGATGGCGTCCATGGGCCTGGTGCTGCCCACCACCAACACCCAGGCGCTGCTGCGTACCAAGCGCAACGCCGGCGCCGCCTCCGCGCTGATCGGTACCTCGTCCTTCCTGATCGGCGCGCTGATCTCGCCGCTCGCCGGCGTGGCCGGCGACGGCACCGCCGTGCCGATGGCCGTCACCCAGCTGACCTGCACACTCATCGCCTGTGCGGCCTTCGTCGGGCTGTGCGTGCCGCGCCGACGTACCGTGGAGGGAGCGTAGGGGATCAGGCCGACAGGCCTGCGGCGGGTCCGCGGGCCGTCGGGCGATCGGGCCATGAGGCGATCAGGCCGTCAGGCCATCAGGAGGAAGCGATGTCCGATCCGGACGAGCGCACCTGGGCGTTCAAGACAGCCGACAGCTCGCTGCACACGGGAGCCGAGGGCACCGTCGACGCGGAGGACCTGGTCATGGCCTCCGGCCAGGACTGCACACCGGAGCTGATCGAGAAGGCCCGCCAGGACCTGGAGGAGCATGGTGCCGCCGCTGTCGAGAGGTACCTGCCCTGAGGCGGGCCTCGACGCCGAGGAGATCGGCCTGATCGTCCCGGGACTGGCCGCCGCGCTGGAGCCCGCGGCCGGGCCGCACGATGCCGCGGACGAGCCCGCGCACCCCTGGTGCGCGGGCGCCGTCGTGCTCGCCGGACGCGGGCACGTGGTGGCGCTGCACGACGCGGTCGGCTGGGCGGTGCGCTACCGCGCGTACGACGAGCACACCGGGCGCGGGGTGGAGCTGCCGCCGCAGCAGCGGGTGCCGATGCGGCCCGGCACCGTCTTCGACCTGGCCTCGCTCACCAAGCTCTTCACCGCGGTCGCCGCGGTCCAGCAGATCGAGGCCGGCACGCTCGACCCGGACCGCCCGCTGACCGCGTACGTCCCCGGCCTCGTGCCCGGCCTCACTCTGCGGCACCTGCTCACCCACACCTCGGGGCTGCGGCCCGAACTGCCGCTCTACGACCTTCCCGGCCCCGCCGAGCGGGCCGCCCGGCTCGCCGCCGAGCAGCCCCGCACCCCGCCGGGCGCCGAGCGCTGCTACTCCGACCTGAACCTGCTGCTCACCCAGACCGTGCTGGAGCGGGTCACCGGCCGCCCGCTGGACCGGCTCGTCGCCGACGGCATCACCACCCCGCTCGGCATGACCGCCACCCGCTTCGCCCCGCCCCCCTCCTGGCTGCCCCGCACCGCCGCCACCGAGGACCAGCGCCGCCCCTGGGCCAAACTCGACCGCGGCATGGTGCGCGGCACCGTCCACGACGAGAACGCCTACGCCATGGGCGGCGTCGCCGGCCACGCCGGCCTCTTCTCCACCGCGTGGGACCTGGCGCTCTTCGCCCGCGCCCTGCTCGACGGCGACCTGCCGCTGCGCCCCGACCTCGGCTTCGAGACCGACCAGGCCTGGTTCATGGGCGAACTGGCCGGCCGCGGCGCCTTCGGCCACACCGGCTTCACCGGTACGAGCCTGGTCATCGACCCGACGACCCGCTCGTATCTGATCGTGCTGGCCAACACCGTGCACCCCGTGCGCCACCGCCAGGGCAGCGTCCCGCGTGCGACCGCGGCCACCCGGCTGGCCCGCGCCACCCGTCGTACCGGCGGCTGAGCCGCTGCCCTTTCGGGCAAAGTTTTCCCGCCGCCGGCCGTGCGCGCGGCGGAGCCGTGCGCGCCACCCACCAGGGGAGAGTCCCGGGCCGCCCGTCCGCGGCGGTACCGGAACGGCTCGTTCGGCAATCGGATTGATTACAAAACACACACCGGCTGCAACCCGGAGGCACCACTATCCCTCTGACAGGTCGATCCCTCGGATCGATTCGCCGGACCCCGGTATCTCACCGTGATCGCTAAGGAAGAACCATGAGCACTCCAGCACCGCAGACCCCACGGGTTTCGGTGATCATCCCGGTGTACAACGCGGTCGAACACCTCGATGAGTGCGTCCAGTCCCTGGTCGACCAGACCCTCGGCTTCGACCGCATGGAAGTCATCGCGATCGATGACGGCTCCACCGACGGCAGCGCGGAGGCGCTGGACCGGTGGGCCGCCGCGCACCGGAACATCACCGTCGTCCACCAGCCCAACTCCGGTGCCCCCGGCGGCCCGCGCAACCGCGGCATCGACCTGGCCACCGGCGAGTTCCTGTTCTTCGCCGACCCGGACGACTACCTGGGCGCCGAGGCCCTCGAACGGCTCACCGCGGCGGCGGACCGCGACAGCAGCGATGTCGTCCTGGGCCGGACCAAGGGCGTCGGCCGCACCGCCGCGGTCGCCCCCTTCGCCCACAACGTCGAAGCCGGCGACATCTGGACCACGAAGGGCGTATGGGCGCTGACCGCCCACAAGCTCTTCCGCCGCGCCCTGGTGGAAAAGCACCGGCTGCGCTTCGCCGAGGGCCTGCGGCTGGCCGAGGAGCAGGTCTTCATCGTCCCCGCCTACTTCCTGGCCGCATCGATCAGCGTGGTCGCCGACTACGACTGCTACTACCTCGTCCGCCGCGACGACTTCCCCCACCTGACGCAGCAGACCCCCGAGCCCGAACCCTTCTACCGCAATGTGCGCGACGTGCTCGACATCGTGGTCAAGCACACCGAGCCCGGCGGCAAGCGCAACGACCTGCTCAAGCGCTGGGTCACCCAGGAGATCCTGCGCTACTTCAAGGGCGGCTTCCCCGCGATGCCCGCCGAGCGCCAGCAGCGCTTCGTCGCCCAGGCCGGCGCCCTGCTCCGCGACTTCATCCCGGACGAGGTGACCAGGCCGCTGCCGCCCCTGGACCGGCTGCGCTGCCAGCTGCTCAGGACCGAGCAGACCGAGGAGCTGGCGGCGTTAGCCGCACTGGTCCCCAAGCAGCAGCCGAAGCCGAAGCCGAAGGCGAAGGCGAAGCAGCCCCCGCCCCCCTGGCTCAGCCGCGCCGGCGCCCGCCGCCTGACCCGCGCCATCCAACGCCGCATCCAGGCCTAGCGTCCTGCCCGCGGTGCCGGGTACCCGCCCCGGGGTACCCGGCACCGCGGGCACGGACCGTGGCTGCTGTTTCTGGAGTGCGGACGTGCTACCGCAGCGGCGACTGCACATCACCGCGCTTGCGTTCCAGCAGGACCACTGGACAATTCAACACGTCCGCAATCTGCCGCCGGCGGTCAGCGGAAGATGCCCGTGTGGCCCAGGGAGTAGCGGCCTGGCTGGGGGTAGACAGCCAGGCCGTGGGGGCCGAGGCCGACGGGGATTTTGGCCAGGGTGCGGCCGGTGGCGGTGTCGAGGGCGTAGACCTCGGCGTCGTAACGGCCGGTGAGCCAGAGGACCTTGCCGTCCGCCGAGACGCCGCCCATGTCGGGGCTGCCGCCGCCGTCGATGTGCCACTTCGTGGTGAGTCTGCCGGTGGCGAAGTCCAGCAGCGACACCGAGCCCTCGCCGCGGTTGGTGATGTAGAGGTACTTCGAGTCGCGCGAGACGTACAGGCCGTGCGCGCCCTTGCCGGTGGGCAGCAGCACCGGCTTGGAGAAGGTGTCGCCGTTCATCGTCCAGACGCCGTCGGCGGCCATGTCGGCGATGTACCAGGTGCTGCCGTCCGGCGAGATCTTGACGTCCTGCGGCATCGAGCCGGCCATCGGCAGCCGCTGCTGGGCGACCACCTTCATCGCGGCGGTGTCCACCTTCAGCAGCTCGCCGGAGAATTCGCAGGAGACGATGAAGTAGCGCCCGTCCGGCGAGAAGTCGGCGTGGTTGACGCCGTAGCAGCTCACCGGGACGACCTTCCTGACCGCCATGGAGTGCGCGTCGCGGAAGACCAGCTGGCGGTCGAGCGAGGCCATCACGATCGCGTACTTGCCGTCCGGCGTGAAGTACAGGTTGTACGGGTCGTGGACGTCGACCGGCTCACCGACCTTCCCGGTGGCGGGGTCGATCGGCGTGAGGCTGTTGCCGAGGTCGTTGTTGACCCACAGCGTCTTCAGGTCCCAGGACGGCACGACGTGCTGCGGCTGCCGGCCCACCGGGATGGTCCTGATCACCTTGTACGTCTTCGGGTCGATGACGGAGACGGTGTTGGACTCGGTGTTCGGCACGTAGACCAGTGAGGGGAAGCCGCGGACCACCGGGGACAGCGCGTCCGGGCGGTCGGCGGCGTAGACGTCCCGCGGGTCGATCAGCGGCGGCATCCCGGCCAGCCCCGGGTGCGCGGCGGCGGCGAGCCGCTGCGCCTTGGCCGCGGCCGCCGCGGCGGCGGCCTGCGCGGCCACCGCGGCCTGGGCGGGGGAGGGGGCCAGCGACCGGGTGCCGGTGTCGCCGCACCCGGCGGCCAGCACGGCGAGGGCGGCGACCGCGGCGCCGGCGGCCGCGCGGCGGAGGGGACTCAGGTGACAGCGCATCAGGTCAGCAGCTCCGAGGTCGTGACCGCGCGCAGACCGCGGCGGTGCAGGTCGTCGAGGATCCCGGGCAGCGCGGCGACGGTGCCGCTGTGCCCGAAGTGCAGCGAGACCACCGAGCCGGGTCCGGCCTTGGCGGCCACGGCGGAGCGGATCGCCTCCGCGCCGGGGTCGGTGTAGTCCAGCGGGTCCACGTCGTACGACAGCAGGTGCGGGTAGCCGGCCTTCCGGGCGAGCGAGACCACCAGCGGGGTGGTCAGCCGGGCCTGGGAGGGCCGGAACCAGCGGCCCGGTGTGCCGGTCAGCTCCCGCAGCCGGCCGGCGCAGCGCTCGATCTCGGCGCCGGCCGCGGCGCCGTCCATGGCGCCGATGTCGCCGTGCGTCTGGGTGT is a window of Streptomyces sp. NBC_01477 DNA encoding:
- a CDS encoding Gfo/Idh/MocA family protein — encoded protein: MSDVKRTIRWGILATGGIAATFTEALATVPDAEVVAVGSRSAEGAKAFADRYDIPRAYGSWAELAADDGVDVVYVATPHSAHRAAAGLCLEAGKAVLCEKAFTLNSREARELVELAQDRGLFLMEAMWTYCNPLIRHLTALVADGAIGEIRNVSAHFGFGGDFPPEHRLRDPAQGGGALLDLGVYPVSFAQMLLGEPDTVQGWAHLTPERVDDNTGILLGWNDGALATLTCTFAADTGAPATITGTAGRIEIPEGFFNPDRFTVHRQGETPHTVHFADVTDDGLTRGTMRYEAAEVTRCLQEGLTESPLVPLAGTLSVMRTLDAVRERIGVSYPGVD
- a CDS encoding serine hydrolase domain-containing protein — its product is MVPPLSRGTCPEAGLDAEEIGLIVPGLAAALEPAAGPHDAADEPAHPWCAGAVVLAGRGHVVALHDAVGWAVRYRAYDEHTGRGVELPPQQRVPMRPGTVFDLASLTKLFTAVAAVQQIEAGTLDPDRPLTAYVPGLVPGLTLRHLLTHTSGLRPELPLYDLPGPAERAARLAAEQPRTPPGAERCYSDLNLLLTQTVLERVTGRPLDRLVADGITTPLGMTATRFAPPPSWLPRTAATEDQRRPWAKLDRGMVRGTVHDENAYAMGGVAGHAGLFSTAWDLALFARALLDGDLPLRPDLGFETDQAWFMGELAGRGAFGHTGFTGTSLVIDPTTRSYLIVLANTVHPVRHRQGSVPRATAATRLARATRRTGG
- a CDS encoding YVTN family beta-propeller repeat protein → MRCHLSPLRRAAAGAAVAALAVLAAGCGDTGTRSLAPSPAQAAVAAQAAAAAAAAKAQRLAAAAHPGLAGMPPLIDPRDVYAADRPDALSPVVRGFPSLVYVPNTESNTVSVIDPKTYKVIRTIPVGRQPQHVVPSWDLKTLWVNNDLGNSLTPIDPATGKVGEPVDVHDPYNLYFTPDGKYAIVMASLDRQLVFRDAHSMAVRKVVPVSCYGVNHADFSPDGRYFIVSCEFSGELLKVDTAAMKVVAQQRLPMAGSMPQDVKISPDGSTWYIADMAADGVWTMNGDTFSKPVLLPTGKGAHGLYVSRDSKYLYITNRGEGSVSLLDFATGRLTTKWHIDGGGSPDMGGVSADGKVLWLTGRYDAEVYALDTATGRTLAKIPVGLGPHGLAVYPQPGRYSLGHTGIFR
- a CDS encoding glycosyltransferase family 2 protein, translating into MSTPAPQTPRVSVIIPVYNAVEHLDECVQSLVDQTLGFDRMEVIAIDDGSTDGSAEALDRWAAAHRNITVVHQPNSGAPGGPRNRGIDLATGEFLFFADPDDYLGAEALERLTAAADRDSSDVVLGRTKGVGRTAAVAPFAHNVEAGDIWTTKGVWALTAHKLFRRALVEKHRLRFAEGLRLAEEQVFIVPAYFLAASISVVADYDCYYLVRRDDFPHLTQQTPEPEPFYRNVRDVLDIVVKHTEPGGKRNDLLKRWVTQEILRYFKGGFPAMPAERQQRFVAQAGALLRDFIPDEVTRPLPPLDRLRCQLLRTEQTEELAALAALVPKQQPKPKPKAKAKQPPPPWLSRAGARRLTRAIQRRIQA
- a CDS encoding multidrug effflux MFS transporter, encoding MESATVQDAGPRTHAQANAPTLPATLTPDAGRQARVGLLVTLVLGGLTALPPLSMDMYLPALPQVTDALHSSSSTVQFTLTACLAGMALGQLVVGPLSDRFGRRRPLLVGMVVYVLATAVCAFAPTAPLLVGFRLLQGLAGAAGIVISRAIVRDLYDGVEMARFFSTLLLISGVAPIVAPVIGGQILRLTDWRGVFVVCTAIGVLLTAVVWRSLGETLPPAERHSGELSGTFSSFRGLLADRVFTGYVIAGSFGFAALFTYVSASSFVVQDIYGASPQTFSLLFGLNSIGIVGIGQLNGKVLVGRVSMDRVLGVGLVLITAASVMLVLLTTGVFGHASLTGIAAALFVLMASMGLVLPTTNTQALLRTKRNAGAASALIGTSSFLIGALISPLAGVAGDGTAVPMAVTQLTCTLIACAAFVGLCVPRRRTVEGA